From a single Brassica napus cultivar Da-Ae chromosome C9, Da-Ae, whole genome shotgun sequence genomic region:
- the LOC125593224 gene encoding reticulon-like protein B7 isoform X1 codes for MEKEEEKLERVGPLEEPLMKNIVPEEDSLSMSDTDSEIPDSPVPINAPIYRMFGRERPIHMVLGGGKPADVLLWRDKKVTAGLVGAVTVIWLLFGFGHCRLLTFVCRGSILFVILSFVWSNALNRSPEKIMEIYIPEKPLLQAASALTFEVNCALATLRSIALERDIKNFALVVIGLWLVSIIGSWFSFLSLIYICKYTKLVLILLFCLFRDYVLDSSPTGFVLIHTVPKLYEKYEDEIDPIAEKAVIEMKKHFQVLEAKFLSKSHHH; via the exons atggagaaggaggaggagaagctAGAGAGAGTGGGACCATTGGAGGAGCCGTTGATGAAAAACATCGTGCCAGAGGAGGATTCGCTATCCATGTCGGATACTGATAGCGAGATACCTGATTCTCCCGTTCCCATCAACGCTCCGATCTACCGTATGTTTGGACGAGAACGTCCGATCCACATGGTTCTCGGCGGAGGTAAAC CTGCTGATGTGTTGTTGTGGAGGGACAAGAAGGTCACGGCAGGGTTAGTGGGTGCAGTGACTGTGATCTGGCTCTTGTTTGGTTTCGGACATTGTCGTCTTCTTACATTTGTTTGTCGCGGATCGATCCTCTTTGTGATTCTCTCATTCGTCTGGTCCAATGCACTCAACAG atctCCTGAGAAGATAATGGAGATTTATATCCCTGAGAAGCCATTACTCCAAGCTGCTTCTGCATTGACCTTTGAGGTTAACTGTGCTCTTGCAACTTTAAGGAGCATTGCGTTAGAGAGAGACATCAAAAACTTTGCACTG GTAGTCATAGGACTTTGGCTCGTATCAATAATCGGAAGCTGGTTCAGCTTCTTGTCATTGATCTACATCTGTAAGTACACAAAACTGGTTCTCATACTCTTGTTTTGTCTATTCAGAGATTATGTTCTTGATAGTTCACCAACAGGTTTTGTATTGATTCACACGGTGCCAAAGCTGTATGAGAAGTATGAAGATGAGATTGATCCAATCGCTGAGAAGGCTGTGATTGAGATGAAGAAGCATTTCCAAGTTCTTGAAGCCAAGTTCTTAAGTAAGAGCCATCATCATTAG
- the LOC125593224 gene encoding reticulon-like protein B7 isoform X4, giving the protein MEKEEEKLERVGPLEEPLMKNIVPEEDSLSMSDTDSEIPDSPVPINAPIYRMFGRERPIHMVLGGAADVLLWRDKKVTAGLVGAVTVIWLLFGFGHCRLLTFVCRGSILFVILSFVWSNALNRSPEKIMEIYIPEKPLLQAASALTFEVNCALATLRSIALERDIKNFALVVIGLWLVSIIGSWFSFLSLIYICFVLIHTVPKLYEKYEDEIDPIAEKAVIEMKKHFQVLEAKFLSKSHHH; this is encoded by the exons atggagaaggaggaggagaagctAGAGAGAGTGGGACCATTGGAGGAGCCGTTGATGAAAAACATCGTGCCAGAGGAGGATTCGCTATCCATGTCGGATACTGATAGCGAGATACCTGATTCTCCCGTTCCCATCAACGCTCCGATCTACCGTATGTTTGGACGAGAACGTCCGATCCACATGGTTCTCGGCGGAG CTGCTGATGTGTTGTTGTGGAGGGACAAGAAGGTCACGGCAGGGTTAGTGGGTGCAGTGACTGTGATCTGGCTCTTGTTTGGTTTCGGACATTGTCGTCTTCTTACATTTGTTTGTCGCGGATCGATCCTCTTTGTGATTCTCTCATTCGTCTGGTCCAATGCACTCAACAG atctCCTGAGAAGATAATGGAGATTTATATCCCTGAGAAGCCATTACTCCAAGCTGCTTCTGCATTGACCTTTGAGGTTAACTGTGCTCTTGCAACTTTAAGGAGCATTGCGTTAGAGAGAGACATCAAAAACTTTGCACTG GTAGTCATAGGACTTTGGCTCGTATCAATAATCGGAAGCTGGTTCAGCTTCTTGTCATTGATCTACATCT GTTTTGTATTGATTCACACGGTGCCAAAGCTGTATGAGAAGTATGAAGATGAGATTGATCCAATCGCTGAGAAGGCTGTGATTGAGATGAAGAAGCATTTCCAAGTTCTTGAAGCCAAGTTCTTAAGTAAGAGCCATCATCATTAG
- the LOC125593224 gene encoding reticulon-like protein B7 isoform X3, with the protein MEKEEEKLERVGPLEEPLMKNIVPEEDSLSMSDTDSEIPDSPVPINAPIYRMFGRERPIHMVLGGGKPADVLLWRDKKVTAGLVGAVTVIWLLFGFGHCRLLTFVCRGSILFVILSFVWSNALNRSPEKIMEIYIPEKPLLQAASALTFEVNCALATLRSIALERDIKNFALVVIGLWLVSIIGSWFSFLSLIYICFVLIHTVPKLYEKYEDEIDPIAEKAVIEMKKHFQVLEAKFLSKSHHH; encoded by the exons atggagaaggaggaggagaagctAGAGAGAGTGGGACCATTGGAGGAGCCGTTGATGAAAAACATCGTGCCAGAGGAGGATTCGCTATCCATGTCGGATACTGATAGCGAGATACCTGATTCTCCCGTTCCCATCAACGCTCCGATCTACCGTATGTTTGGACGAGAACGTCCGATCCACATGGTTCTCGGCGGAGGTAAAC CTGCTGATGTGTTGTTGTGGAGGGACAAGAAGGTCACGGCAGGGTTAGTGGGTGCAGTGACTGTGATCTGGCTCTTGTTTGGTTTCGGACATTGTCGTCTTCTTACATTTGTTTGTCGCGGATCGATCCTCTTTGTGATTCTCTCATTCGTCTGGTCCAATGCACTCAACAG atctCCTGAGAAGATAATGGAGATTTATATCCCTGAGAAGCCATTACTCCAAGCTGCTTCTGCATTGACCTTTGAGGTTAACTGTGCTCTTGCAACTTTAAGGAGCATTGCGTTAGAGAGAGACATCAAAAACTTTGCACTG GTAGTCATAGGACTTTGGCTCGTATCAATAATCGGAAGCTGGTTCAGCTTCTTGTCATTGATCTACATCT GTTTTGTATTGATTCACACGGTGCCAAAGCTGTATGAGAAGTATGAAGATGAGATTGATCCAATCGCTGAGAAGGCTGTGATTGAGATGAAGAAGCATTTCCAAGTTCTTGAAGCCAAGTTCTTAAGTAAGAGCCATCATCATTAG
- the LOC106362537 gene encoding E3 ubiquitin-protein ligase TRAIP-like: MAGENAAASAICSICYEDLKPAAENLQSISACGHVFHELCLQQWFEYCPSTNKRNCPICKQKCYLKDPFRLYFQSSGNQIESQKVGGIEEDPVVLRGEVKRLEGKLQNLTSALEEQKKVNVEVSDQLYQCKEKLKEDKLKRVEALQEVSTNQRLLKLKSEECVQLTSQCAQLQDRTMALAKELASLKLVSDISLEEDDVLKLALLGNNAKTKDTIDTLVKSLVIRNRSYKELLAKCNQLGRGEARSSEKLEKALEKMDKLKKRVRELEMITEENENKAIRDMIKASKNCSDRKVSKPATESLDRISTPLGKLEKNDGFTNHGSCLSGREDSFFGKGESVIVVDDEVHEATLSGIRHSDSTMKDEKGEDSNVQERRDDPVIKDIKFDIREGSTPSDSPCSNGAGGDWLSSGENQNLRRWSRQGERNEAPFSLGGSVSGKDDLISVGPDGKGGRIKVLRSKPQFSNPNASSGSVKRFKIGTKTSGTSSQGCLQIEHFFGKPKR; this comes from the exons ATGGCCGGCGAAAACGCGGCGGCGAGTGCTATCTGTTCAATCTGCTACGAAGATCTCAAACCGGCGGCGGAGAATCTGCAATCGATCTCCGCATGTGGCCACGTCTTTCACGAGCTCTG TTTGCAGCAGTGGTTCGAGTACTGCCCGAGCACGAACAAGCGAAACTGTCCGATCTGCAAGCAGAAGTGCTATCTGAAGGATCCTTTCCGCCTCTACTTTCAATCTTCCGGGAATCAAATCGAATCGCAGAAGGTTGGGGGAATCGAGGAAGATCCGGTGGTGTTGAGAGGAGAAGTGAAGCGGCTCGAAGGGAAGTTGCAGAATCTTACTTCGGCTCTGGAGGAGCAGAAGAAGGTGAATGTTGAAGTCTCCGATCAG TTGTATCAATGTaaggagaaactgaaggagGACAAATTAAAAAGGGTGGAGGCTCTGCAAGAAGTATCAACGAACCAACGCTTACTTAAATTAAAATCTGAG GAATGTGTGCAGCTTACTTCCCAGTGCGCTCAGCTACAAGACAGAACTATGGCTCTTGCCAAGGAGCTCGCATCGCTTAAACT AGTTTCGGATATAAGCTTGGAGGAAGATGATGTGCTGAAGCTAGCGTTGTTGGGGAATAACGCAAAGACAAAGGATACAATAGACACACTTGTCAAGTCCTTGGTTATCCGAAACAG GAGTTACAAGGAGTTGCTAGCCAAATGCAATCAGCTGGGCAGAGGGGAAGCTCGATCTTCTGAGAAACTTGAAAAAGCTTTGGAAAAGATGGATAAACTAAAG AAGCGAGTGAGGGAACTTGAGATGATAACTGAAGAGAATGAGAACAAAGCAATACGGGACATGATAAAAGCTTCAAAGAATTGCAGTGACAGAAAAGTTTCCAAGCCTGCAACTGAAAGCTTGGATAGAATCTCTACACCACTTGGTAAGTTGGAGAAgaatgatggcttcaccaatcATGGATCATGCTTAAGTGGAAGAGAAGACTCCTTTTTTGGCAAAGGGGAGTCGGTTATAGTGGTAGATGATGAGGTTCACGAAGCTACCCTTTCTGGCATCAGACATTCAGATTCTACTATGAAAGATGAGAAGGGTGAGGATAGTAATGTTCAGGAGAGACGTGATGATCCGGTGATCAAGGACATAAAGTTCGACATCAGAGAAGGCTCAACGCCATCAGACTCACCGTGCAGCAATG GTGCTGGAGGCGATTGGTTGTCAAGTGGAGAAAATCAAAATCTCAGAAGATGGAGCAGACAAGGAGAGAGAAACGAAGCTCCTTTTTCACTAGGAGGTTCTGTCTCAGGCAAGGATGATTTGATCTCTGTTGGGCCTGATGGGAAAGGTGGAAGAATCAAAGTGTTGAGATCTAAACCCCAATTCTCT AACCCCAATGCAAGCTCAGGAAGTGTTAAGAGATTCAAGATTGGAACTAAAACAAGTGGTACCTCCTCTCAAGGGTGTCTGCAGATCGAACACTTTTTTGGAAAACCCAAACGCTAA
- the LOC111213256 gene encoding F-box/kelch-repeat protein At2g44700-like, whose product MAFSSLPKDVAWQILARVPKRLYPILACFSKNLRSLVRSPEIHRIRSLLRKDSLYISFMHTDKTNGVHTPHWFTLRRAESPNPSHENQFISVNLVFPNHDEIMPPSIVSYGPELFFISGSLIPSSTLWIFDSRTGKFRQGPSMSADHFVKSVGLVGSKIYVVGGYVNGESHQAESFDLKTQTWETAPRPNPERLFHATADVSLDRKVCALLSLGAIVVCYDPSRDGTCTSFVLPKDKWWKTGVCVIDNVLYVYYARFGLMWYDTELNVWRVVNGLDDMKKVRSVAMAEYYGKMAFLRREYGVVGGVRKEVWCRMIALDRSEGGIDGTAEPDQLMGSVPRGYKLQHCLSVE is encoded by the coding sequence ATGGCGTTTTCATCACTGCCTAAGGACGTCGCATGGCAAATCTTAGCCCGCGTGCCGAAACGACTATACCCGATCCTCGCTTGCTTCTCCAAGAACCTACGCTCTCTTGTTCGTTCGCCGGAGATTCACCGGATTCGCTCTCTCCTCCGCAAAGACTCGCTCTACATCAGCTTCATGCACACTGACAAAACCAACGGCGTCCACACGCCACATTGGTTCACTCTCCGCAGAGCTGAGAGTCCTAACCCGAGTCATGAGAATCAGTTCATCTCCGTCAACCTCGTGTTTCCTAACCACGACGAGATCATGCCGCCTTCCATCGTCTCTTACGGTCCAGAGCTTTTCTTTATCTCCGGATCACTCATCCCCTCGTCGACCTTATGGATCTTTGACTCTCGAACCGGCAAGTTTCGACAAGGACCAAGCATGAGCGCGGACCACTTCGTCAAGAGCGTGGGGTTGGTGGGGAGCAAGATATACGTGGTGGGAGGCTATGTGAACGGTGAGAGTCATCAAGCTGAATCGTTCGATCTAAAGACGCAAACTTGGGAGACAGCGCCGAGACCTAACCCAGAAAGGTTGTTTCATGCGACTGCTGACGTGTCGTTAGACAGGAAGGTTTGTGCGTTACTGTCCCTTGGAGCCATCGTTGTTTGCTACGATCCTAGTAGAGATGGTACTTGTACGAGCTTCGTGTTGCCGAAAGATAAGTGGTGGAAGACGGGCGTGTGTGTGATAGACAATGTGCTGTACGTTTATTACGCTAGGTTCGGGTTGATGTGGTATGACACTGAGCTGAATGTGTGGAGAGTGGTGAACGGTTTGGATGATATGAAGAAGGTTCGGTCCGTTGCAATGGCGGAGTACTATGGGAAGATGGCGTTTTTGCGGAGGGAATATGGTGTTGTTGGTGGTGTGAGGAAGGAGGTTTGGTGTAGAATGATTGCGTTGGACAGGAGTGAAGGAGGGATCGATGGGACTGCAGAACCGGATCAGCTTATGGGGAGTGTACCTCGTGGCTATAAGTTGCAGCATTGTCTATCTGTTGAGTAG
- the LOC106365655 gene encoding protein REVEILLE 5, with product MNARPAPFLDPVSVSFNSTTPVTGRRDTASLREDTTTKIRKPYTIKKSRENWTEQEHDKFLEALHLFDRDWKKIEAFVGSKTVVQIRSHAQKYFLKVQKSGANEHLPPPRPKRKARHPYPQKAPKNVSLPSHAIGSIPASNAPLLQPAYLFSSSDSQSLLGNPASSSSSLNHESTNLPIPAIQEEPGVSATALPKNRCYSTSNKEVKPNLPAVTTDPNNEESCEKTRRVMPNFAQVYRFIGSVFDPNTSGHLQRLKQMDPINMETVLLLMRNLSVNLTSPEFAEQRKLISAYSSKALK from the exons ATGAACGCTAGACCAGCTCCATTTCTCGATCCCGTGAGTGTGAGTTTCAATTCGACGACACCGGTGACGGGAAGGAGAGATACGGCGTCGCTTAGGGAGGATACGACGACGAAGATTCGGAAGCCGTACACGATCAAGAAGTCGAGAGAGAACTGGACGGAGCAGGAGCACGATAAGTTTCTAGAAGCTCTCCACTT ATTCGATCGAGATTGGAAGAAAATCGAAGCATTTGTTGGTTCAAAGACTGTGGTTCAG ATACGTAGCCACGCACAGAAGTACTTTCTCAAAGTTCAGAAGAGCGGTGCTAACGAACACCTTCCACCTCCACGGCCAAAGAGGAAAGCTAGGCATCCTTATCCTCAAAAGGCTCCTAAAAATG TTTCTCTCCCCTCCCACGCCATTGGTTCCATCCCTGCTTCAAACGCACCCTTGCTTCAACCTGCTTACTTGTTCAGCTCTTCTGATTCACAGTCACTTCTGGGAAACCCTGCCTCTAGCTCTTCTTCTCTGAATCATGAATCGACAAATCTGCCAATACCTGCGATTCAAG AGGAACCGGGAGTCTCGGCCACAGCTCTCCCAAAGAATCGCTGTTACAGCACCAGTAATAAGGAAGTTAAGCCAAATTTACCAGCTGTGACGACAGACCCGAACAATGAAGAAAGTTGTGAAAAGACACGTAGAG TGATGCCGAACTTTGCTCAAGTCTACAGATTTATTGGAAGTGTTTTTGATCCCAACACATCAGGTCACCTCCAGAGATTGAAGCAGATGGATCCAATAAATATGGAGACG GTTCTTTTACTGATGAGAAACCTATCTGTAAATCTGACAAGTCCAGAGTTTGCTGAACAA AGGAAGTTGATATCAGCATACAGCAGTAAAGCTTTGAAATAG
- the LOC125575276 gene encoding WRKY transcription factor 22-like, with translation MADDWDLHAVVRGCSAVSSSATTTATVFSSNVSSHTSPVFTFEPRSNTVVFGETRDLYTPFTQESNTSSFSCLNYPEEPRQRQNQKRPLSLSASSGSVTSKPTGSNTSRSKRRKIQHKKVCHVAAEALNNDVWAWRKYGQKPIKGSPYPRGYYRCSTSKGCLARKQVERNRSDPTMFIVTYTAEHNHPAPTHRNSLAGSTRQKTSHQPTTKSPTTTIAAYSTSPVTSSADDFVMPEVRDEDLLSLSDTVVSEDFFEGLEEFAVGDSFSGNSAPASFDLSWVVNSAATASGGI, from the exons ATGGCCGACGATTGGGATCTCCACGCCGTAGTCAGAGGCTGCTCAGCCGTGAGCTCCTCAGCAACCACCACAGCCACCGTCTTCTCAAGCAACGTTTCATCTCACACGAGCCCTGTATTCACCTTCGAACCAAGAAGTAACACCGTCGTCTTCGGAGAGACTCGAGATCTCTACACGCCGTTCACGCAAGAATCAAACACCTCGTCGTTTTCTTGTCTGAATTACCCAGAAGAGCCCAGACAGAGACAAAACCAGAAACGTCCCCTTTCTCTCTCTGCTTCTTCCGGCAGCGTCACTAGCAAACCCACCGGCTCCAATACCTCTAGATCTAAAAGAAG AAAGATACAGCATAAGAAAGTGTGCCATGTAGCAGCAGAAGCTTTAAACAACGATGTCTGGGCGTGGCGAAAGTACGGACAAAAACCCATCAAAGGCTCACCCTATCCAAG AGGATATTACAGATGCAGTACATCGAAAGGATGTTTAGCCCGTAAACAAGTGGAGCGAAACAGATCCGACCCGACGATGTTCATCGTCACTTACACGGCGGAGCACAATCACCCAGCTCCTACTCACCGTAACTCTCTCGCCGGAAGCACCCGTCAGAAAACCTCCCATCAGCCGACGACTAAGTCTCCGACGACCACGATCGCTGCCTACTCGACGTCTCCGGTGACGTCGTCAGCAGATGATTTTGTCATGCCTGAGGTCAGAGACGAGGATCTGTTGTCTTTGTCGGATACGGTGGTGAGTGAGGATTTTTTCGAGGGATTGGAGGAATTCGCCGTGGGAGATAGCTTTTCCGGGAACTCTGCTCCGGCGAGTTTCGATCTTTCGTGGGTTGTGAACAGTGCTGCCACAGCTAGCGGCGGGATATGA
- the LOC125593224 gene encoding reticulon-like protein B7 isoform X2, translating to MEKEEEKLERVGPLEEPLMKNIVPEEDSLSMSDTDSEIPDSPVPINAPIYRMFGRERPIHMVLGGAADVLLWRDKKVTAGLVGAVTVIWLLFGFGHCRLLTFVCRGSILFVILSFVWSNALNRSPEKIMEIYIPEKPLLQAASALTFEVNCALATLRSIALERDIKNFALVVIGLWLVSIIGSWFSFLSLIYICKYTKLVLILLFCLFRDYVLDSSPTGFVLIHTVPKLYEKYEDEIDPIAEKAVIEMKKHFQVLEAKFLSKSHHH from the exons atggagaaggaggaggagaagctAGAGAGAGTGGGACCATTGGAGGAGCCGTTGATGAAAAACATCGTGCCAGAGGAGGATTCGCTATCCATGTCGGATACTGATAGCGAGATACCTGATTCTCCCGTTCCCATCAACGCTCCGATCTACCGTATGTTTGGACGAGAACGTCCGATCCACATGGTTCTCGGCGGAG CTGCTGATGTGTTGTTGTGGAGGGACAAGAAGGTCACGGCAGGGTTAGTGGGTGCAGTGACTGTGATCTGGCTCTTGTTTGGTTTCGGACATTGTCGTCTTCTTACATTTGTTTGTCGCGGATCGATCCTCTTTGTGATTCTCTCATTCGTCTGGTCCAATGCACTCAACAG atctCCTGAGAAGATAATGGAGATTTATATCCCTGAGAAGCCATTACTCCAAGCTGCTTCTGCATTGACCTTTGAGGTTAACTGTGCTCTTGCAACTTTAAGGAGCATTGCGTTAGAGAGAGACATCAAAAACTTTGCACTG GTAGTCATAGGACTTTGGCTCGTATCAATAATCGGAAGCTGGTTCAGCTTCTTGTCATTGATCTACATCTGTAAGTACACAAAACTGGTTCTCATACTCTTGTTTTGTCTATTCAGAGATTATGTTCTTGATAGTTCACCAACAGGTTTTGTATTGATTCACACGGTGCCAAAGCTGTATGAGAAGTATGAAGATGAGATTGATCCAATCGCTGAGAAGGCTGTGATTGAGATGAAGAAGCATTTCCAAGTTCTTGAAGCCAAGTTCTTAAGTAAGAGCCATCATCATTAG